Genomic DNA from Pseudomonas sp. CCC3.1:
TTTAGCGATCAGACCCAGCTCGGTGCCGGCCTTCACGGCTGCACGCAACATATCGCCAGTGGAGATTTGCGGGATGCCAAATTTTTCAGTGATGAACTTTGCCTGAGTACCTTTACCGGCCCCGGGAGCTCCCAGCAGAATGACGCGCATCGATGTGCTCCTCAATTTTTTATTTAAGTGACAACAGACTCGCCTCTTTGGGCCAATCTCAAAATCGGGTGATGGCCGCATAAATGGCCAAGGGCTGATCAAGATACACAGCGGGCCCGGACCACACAAGCAGGCCAAAGTAGGAATAATCAGTGGTAAACCCGCCCTTGCGACCGGGTGTCACAGGTCGCAACCCCGTCACAAACTGCCGCGCCAACGCGTGATCGAGCACCAAAAAGGCTCGTTGTCACGCACCTTGACGCGGCAGATGACCGACCCCGGCACTTAGCCCGTGTTACGCAAGCCCGCCGCGATCCCGGCCACAGTGACCAGCAACGCCTGTTCCAGAGGGCTGTCCTGGGCCGCTTGCTGACGCCGCGAACGCGCCAGAAGCTCGGCCTGCAACAGGTGCAGCGGGTCAAGGTAGGTGTTGCGCAAGCGAATGAACTCCAGGGTATCGGGGCTGTGCGCCATCAGTTGCGACTGGCCGGTCAAACCCAATACCACCTCGCACGCCTGCGACAATAAGTCGCGTAACTGCGCACCCAAAGGCAGCAGTTCCGGGGTCACCAAACGCTCGTCATAGAGCCGGGCAATATCGGCATCGGCTTTGGCCAGGACCATTTCCAGCATGTCGATTCGAGTTCGGAAAAATGGCCACTGCTCGCGCATTTGCGCCAGCTGCTCGCCTTCACCCCGCTCAAGCGCCTGACTTAGAGCGGTTTCCCAACCGAGCCAGGCAGGCAACATCAGACGGGTTTGGGTCCAGCCGAAGATCCACGGAATCGCACGCAAACTTTCAATCCCTCCTGCCCGACGCTTGGCCGGACGACTGCCCAACGGCAAACGGCCCAGCTCTTGTTCCGGGGTGGATTGACGGAAATATTCGACGAACTGCGGGTTATCACGCACCACGGCACGGTACGCCTTGACCCCGTCGGCGGCCAGTTCGTCCATCAGCACCCGCCAGCCAGGCTCTGGAAGGGGTGGCGGCAGCAAAGTGGCTTCGAGCACTGCCGACAGGTACAGGTTGAGGTTCTGCTCGGCGATGTCCGGCAGGCCGAATTTGAAGCGAATCATCTCGCCTTGTTCGGTGGTGCGGAAACGCCCGGCCACCGAGCCCGGCGGCTGCGACAGAATGGCCTCGTGGGCCGGGCCGCCGCCACGCCCCACGGTGCCACCACGGCCGTGAAACAGCAGCAGTTCGACTTGCTGTTCCCGACAGATATTGACCAGGTTTTCCTGCGCCCGGTACTGCGCCCAGGCCGCGGCGGTGGTGCCCGCATCCTTGGCCGAATCGGAGTAGCCGATCATCACTTCCTGCGGCCCATGCAAGCGTGCGCGATAGCCCGGCAGCAGCAAAAGACGCTCAATCACAGGCCCGGCATTGTCGAGGTCAGCGAGGGTTTCAAACAACGGCACCACGCGCATCGGACGCTCAAGTCCGGCCTCTTTAAGCAGCAATTGCACGGCCAGTACGTCAGAAGCAGAACCCGCCATCGAGATCACGTAAGACCCCAGCGAAGCGCCCGGTGCAGCCGCCACTTCGCGGCAGGTGGCCAACACTTCGGCGGTCTCGGCGGCGGGTTTGAAGTAACCCGGCAACAGCGGCCGCCGGTTGTTCAATTCGCGCATCAGGAAGATCAGACGCGCATCTTCGTCCCAGTCTTCATAGCGACCCAGGCCCAGATAATCGGTGATTTCGGTCATGGCCGAGGTGTGGCGGGACGCATCCTGTCGCACATCGAGGCGTACCAGAAACAGGCCAAACGTCACGGCCCGACGCAGGCAATCGAGCAGCGGGCCATCCGCAATCACGCCCATGCCACAGGCGTGCAGCGAGTCATAACACAGTTTCAAGGGCGCCAGCAGGTCCTGGTTGTCGCGCAACACACCCTCGGGGGCAGGCTGTGCGCTGCTTAAGGAGCTCTGCGCCCAGGCACGGGTGATGCGCAGGCGTTCACGCAATTGCTTGAGCACCGCCCGATAGGGTTCGACGCTCTCCCCCGCCACTGCCAGCAGCGCCGGTGTAGCCTGCTGCATCGACAAATCGGCGGCGAGCTTATCAATGTCGCGCAGGTACAAATCGGCCGCCATCCAGCGCGCCAGCAATAGCACCTCACGGGTCACGCTGGCTGTGACATTCGGGTTGCCATCGCGGTCGCCGCCCATCCAGGAAGCAAATCGAATCGGCGCGGCTTCCAACGGTAAATGCAGGCCAGTGGCGGCATACAGGGCCGCGTCGGTGGTGCGCATCATGTTCGGCACGGCTTGCCAGAGTGAATGTTCAATGACCGCAAACCCCCACTTGGCCTCGTCTACGGGCGTGGGTCGGGTGCGGCGGATTTCTTCGGTGTGCCAGGCTTCAGCGATCAGCCGCTGCAAGCGTTGCTCGATTCGCGACTTCTCGGCCAGGGTCAAATCGCGATGGTCTTGGGCCGCGAGTTGCTCGGCAATCGCATCGTATTTCTGGATCAGGGTGCGACGCGTGACCTCGGTCGGGTGCGCAGTCAGCACCAGTTCAATATCGAGACGGCTGAGTTGGCGCGCCAGCGACTCGCCGCCATGGCCTTCAGCCAACAGTCGCGCCAGCAAGGTCGGCAACACTTGAGATTCGAAAGGCTGCGGCTCGTCATCGTCGCGACGGTGAATCAACTGGTATTGCTCGGCGATGTTGGCCAGGTTCAAAAACTGGTTGAACGCCCGCGCCACGGGTAACACTTCGTCATCGCTCAGGGCATCCAGAATGGCGCTCAACTCCGCGCCAGTTGTGCCACGCCGGTCATCCTTGGCGCCTTGGCGGATCCGTTCGATTTTGGCGAGAAATGCTTCGCCGTATTGGTCACGAATCGTATTACCCAACAGCTCACCCAGCAGGTGAACATCATCGCGCAAGCGTGCATCAATATCGGACATCAGCAATTTCTCCAGCAGATTCTGGGGGTAGCTCTTGCCCCAAGAGTGCGTTGCAACGGCGGTCTGTGGCAAGACGTGTGCGACGCAAACCTGCAATTTTCCCTGACCAATCAGTCAGAAAAGTTTTAGGCAATTAGCCATCTTTTTTTTTGAACTATTCAAAATTCGTTCAGGTCACAGCCTTTAACCATCACTGCTCGAACCTGTGTCCAACACTCCAGGTAACGCGAACGTTGTGATGGATAGGCTGTTTTTAAGGAGTTTCCTAATGGAGTTGAAGACCATGATGACCCGCACTGTCAAAACCACCTCACCTCGCCTGCGCGGGCTGAAACTGGCTGCACTGGCGATCGGTGCCAGCTTCGTTTTAGCTGGATGTGCCGGCAACCCGCCGTCCGAGCAATACGCTGTGACGCAGTCGGCCGTGAACAACGCCATCAGCGCTGGCGGTACCGAATACGCTCCAGTGGAAATGAAGTCTGCCCAAGACAAGCTCAAACAAGCCGAGCTGGCCATGCATGACAAAAAATATGACGAAGCCCGTCGCTTGTCCGAACAAGCTGAGTGGGACGCTCGTGTAGCAGAACGTAAAGCCCAAGCCGCTAAAGCCGAGAAGGCCGTTCAGGATGCTCAGAAAGCCGTTCAGCAACTGCGTCAGGAAGGCATGCGCGGCCTGCAGTAATAGCCGCCCCTCTTTGATCGCAACGGGCGACACAGCATTCCTAATCGATAGAAAGGACTAACTATTATGCGCAATACAGTATTGATCCCTGCCCTGTTGGCTCTGAGCGTTGGCTTGGCAGCGTGCTCGCACCAGCCAAACGTCAACCTGGAAAACGCCAAGACCAACTACTCGGCCCTGCAAACCAACCCTGAAGCCACTAAAGTTGCCGCTCTGGAAACCAAAGATGCTGGCGAGTGGCTGGACAAGGCTGAAAAGGCCTACCTGAACAAGGAAGACGACTCCAAGGTCGACCAACTGGCTTACCTGACCAACCAACGTGTTGAACTGGCCAAGCAAACCATCGCCCTGCGCACGGCTGAAAACCAGCTGAAAAGCGCTGGCTCCGATCGTGCCCAAGCACTGCTGGACGCTCGTGACGCTCAGAT
This window encodes:
- the ppc gene encoding phosphoenolpyruvate carboxylase, whose amino-acid sequence is MSDIDARLRDDVHLLGELLGNTIRDQYGEAFLAKIERIRQGAKDDRRGTTGAELSAILDALSDDEVLPVARAFNQFLNLANIAEQYQLIHRRDDDEPQPFESQVLPTLLARLLAEGHGGESLARQLSRLDIELVLTAHPTEVTRRTLIQKYDAIAEQLAAQDHRDLTLAEKSRIEQRLQRLIAEAWHTEEIRRTRPTPVDEAKWGFAVIEHSLWQAVPNMMRTTDAALYAATGLHLPLEAAPIRFASWMGGDRDGNPNVTASVTREVLLLARWMAADLYLRDIDKLAADLSMQQATPALLAVAGESVEPYRAVLKQLRERLRITRAWAQSSLSSAQPAPEGVLRDNQDLLAPLKLCYDSLHACGMGVIADGPLLDCLRRAVTFGLFLVRLDVRQDASRHTSAMTEITDYLGLGRYEDWDEDARLIFLMRELNNRRPLLPGYFKPAAETAEVLATCREVAAAPGASLGSYVISMAGSASDVLAVQLLLKEAGLERPMRVVPLFETLADLDNAGPVIERLLLLPGYRARLHGPQEVMIGYSDSAKDAGTTAAAWAQYRAQENLVNICREQQVELLLFHGRGGTVGRGGGPAHEAILSQPPGSVAGRFRTTEQGEMIRFKFGLPDIAEQNLNLYLSAVLEATLLPPPLPEPGWRVLMDELAADGVKAYRAVVRDNPQFVEYFRQSTPEQELGRLPLGSRPAKRRAGGIESLRAIPWIFGWTQTRLMLPAWLGWETALSQALERGEGEQLAQMREQWPFFRTRIDMLEMVLAKADADIARLYDERLVTPELLPLGAQLRDLLSQACEVVLGLTGQSQLMAHSPDTLEFIRLRNTYLDPLHLLQAELLARSRRQQAAQDSPLEQALLVTVAGIAAGLRNTG
- a CDS encoding DUF4398 domain-containing protein, whose product is MELKTMMTRTVKTTSPRLRGLKLAALAIGASFVLAGCAGNPPSEQYAVTQSAVNNAISAGGTEYAPVEMKSAQDKLKQAELAMHDKKYDEARRLSEQAEWDARVAERKAQAAKAEKAVQDAQKAVQQLRQEGMRGLQ